The genomic region GACGATGCGTTCCTGTGCGACGATCACGAGGATGACGACGGGGAGGACCCCGACGATGCTCGCGGCCGCCATGAGGTTGAACTGCGTCGTGTACTGGGTCTGGTAGCTGAGAATCCCGCCGACGATAGGCGACCATTTGGCCGCCTCCGGCGAGGTCGCCATGATCGAGCTGAAGAAGTACTCGTTGTAGACGGCGATGAACGTCAGCACGGCCGCAGTCGCCACGCCCGGCGCGGACAGCGGCATGATGACGCGGAACAACGCGCCCAGTCGCGTCGTTCCTTCGACCCGTGCTGCGTCCTCCAGCCCGTCCGGAATCTGGCCGTAGAACGTTGTCAGGATGAAGATTGACAGCGGCATAAACAGCGCGCTGAACGGGAGTACCATCGACCCCGGCGTGTTCAGCAGCCGGGGTGGGGTAAACAGCGGAATGGACGTGAACGGTACCGTAATCGGCGCGTTGCCGGCGAACGCCTGGAACAGCGGGATGACGAACGCGGCCGGCGGGAAGTAGCTGATCGCCAGGATACCGAGCATCAGCAGTGCGCGGCCGGGGAACCGGAGACGGCCGAACACGTAGCCGGCGAGGCTGGCGACGAACAGCACGATGACCGTCGTCGTGACCGCCAGCGCGAAGCTGTTCAGCATGTACAGGTGGAACGGCACCTGCTCGAAGACTGTGACGAACGCGCCCGGATTGAACCCCTTGGGGACCGGCAGCGGGAACGTTCCGCTGACGCCGAAGAGGTTCACCGTCGGAAGGAAGCTGCCCGAGAGCAGGTTTCCTTCGGGCGTCACCGCCAGCACGACGAGCCAGTAGAAGGGGAACAGCGTCGTCACCAGGAAAAACACCATGGCCGCGTAGAACAACGCCCGGTACACTTTGTCCGGGTTCTGGATGGCGCTCTGTGTCCAGCGCTGCAGCGGTCCGTCGCTCGACTGCTCTTGGGTGTCCGTTGGCGTAGCCATGTTAGATCGCGTCCTCCCCTTGCCAGACGATGAGTCCCATCACGACCGTCCCGATGATGGCGGCCGTCACGAACGCGATGGCCGCAGATGTCCCCTCGCGGGTGGTAAACGTCGCGACGACCATACACGATAGCGATGGCACAACGGTACAGCTCGACACCGTATCGATGATGCCGTACACCCGCATCGCCTGCACCGAGCGGAACAGGACCGCGACCCCGATAGTCGGCAGGATGAGCGGGAACGTGATGAGCTTGAACTGCTGCCACTTCGTCGCCCCGGCGACCTTCGCCACGTCGTACAGGCCCCGGTCGATGCTCTGCAGCCCAGCCAGAATGAGCAGGGCCATGAACGCCGACGTCTTCCAGATGTCGGCGACGATGATGATGAACGTCGCACTCGGCGTGTCGTTGAGCGTGTTGGTCGGCGCGAGCAGGCCGAGATCCGCAAGCGGTGGCGTCAGGAACCCGACGTTTGAGTTGAACATCAGGAAGAAGATCATCCCCTGAATGACGATTGGAACGGCCCACGGGATGATGATGGCCGCGCGAATCCACCGCCGACCGTAGAAGTCCTGGTCGAGGATGAGTGCCTGCCCGAGACCGATGAGCGTCTCGAAGAGCACGCTCACGACGGCGAATATTATCGTGACGACCAGTGCGCTGTTCAACAACGCACTCATGCCAAATCCTTCGGGAAGGAACGTCGTTCCGCCCGGCAGGAACCGGTTTTTCTCGCCGGTGAACAGCTCGATGTAGTTCCCAGCGCCGACGAAGGTAGTGCTCGAAAAGTCCGCCGAGAGCGCGAACAGCGACAGCTCGAAGGTCCGCAACAGCGGGTACAGCGCGACGATACCCAACAGCACGAACACGGGAATCAACAGCAGATACGCGTACTGCGTGTCGCTGAGGTTCTCCATCCACCGCATCACGCTGACGAGTGCCCCCGAGCGTCTGGATTCACGGCCGGTTTCTGTACTCATTTGGTTACCTCCGTCCGTCGTTTGAATGTGTCATGGTAAATAATCACAGGGATGGTTTTGTAACGCTGGCCTGTGGCTTCAGGCTTGCTCGGTCTCTTCCAGCGCGGACTCAAGCGTCGCCATCGCGTCGGCCGAGGAGGCTTCCTGACCGACTGCGCGGTTCGCTTGCTGTGCGATCTTGCTGGACTGGTCGCTCCAGACAGCCGTCACCGGGCGCGGCATCGTGTTGTTACCGGCGACCTGCAGCGTGTCCATGTACCGGCCGACGACGGGCACGTTCTGGGCCTCGCTGGAGTTGAACAGTTCGGGCCGCGGCGGCAGCCATCCCTGAACGGACAGTAGCGTGAGCTGGAAGTCCGGCTGCATTGCGGCGCGAATGACCTGCGTCACGGCGTCTGTGTTGTCGCTGTTGGGGTTGACCGTCATATGCCAGCCACCGAGCGCGGCCGTGGAGCCACCCGTGCCGGGCTGTGCCGCCTCGCTCTCGGGCACAGCGTATGGAATCGGCATCGCACCGAGGTTTTCGCCGAGTGCCGGATCGTCTGTTTCCTCCGGGTTACGGCCGCCGAGTGCCAGCGAGTAGGGCCAGTTCCGGTGGAAGACGGCATTGCCGTTGACGAACGGCGCGCGAGCGTCTTCCTCCTTCCAGCCGAGGATTTCGGTCGGGGTGAAGCCGCCGCCGTAGCCCTCAAACTGGCCGCCGAAGTCCTCGTCGTGGACGAACTTCCGCATCATGTTCAGCGAGTTGATGACCTCGTCGTTGTTGACCGTAATCGGCCGCTCGCCGATGGGGCCAAAGAGGTTGTCGCGGCCGCCGAAGTACGCGCCGCCCCACGAGGACATGACTTCGTTGAACGTACAGCAGGAGGTCCCCTCGTAGATGTCCCACTGGGTCGTGAAGCCGAAGTCGACGTCGGCGTTGTCGTAGGTGTCCGCTGCGATGTTCGACCACTCCTCCCAGGTCATCGGCTCGGTCGCCCAGTTGTTGCTCTCGGGGCTGTAGCCGGCCTCCTCAACGAGGTCCTTGCGGTACTGCATCGTCGGGAAGTCCGGGAACACCGGGACGCCGTACAGGTTCCCGTTGCTCGGGTTCCGAGCCGTATCGGTAAACGCCGAGAAGTAGTTGTCCGAGACATCCGAGAGGAGTTCCTCCGGCAGCGTTTCGGAGAGGTTCTGTAGCTGTCCCCGCTGGATGAAGATGTTCGTCCAGCCGTTGTCCATCAGGAACATGTCCGGGTTCGTCTCGCCGGCCGAGAGCAGTCGGTTGTAGTTCGCCCGAGCCGCACCGGTGTCCTGGTCACGCGGAACGAATTCGATCTCGATGGAGTCCGGCAGGCCGTTGTCGTGCAGCGCCTGCTTGATTGCGGGGCCGTTGTTCTGGACGGCCACCGGGTCGAAGCCCCACTGCACAGTCGTCGTCTCCCCGCCGCTTCCGTCACCGGTCGATCCGCCGTCGCCGCCGTCACCGCCGCCACCATCGCCACCGCCGACGAAGTCAGCACAGCCCGCTAGTCCACCGACAACACCTGCTGCTCCGGCGGCACGGACGAACCGTCGCCGGGAGACGCCTGTTGAGTTCCGCTCGCCGCTTGTGCCATTGTCCGACATATCTATTCTGAGCTATCCCGGACGCACCTTAAAGGTTGTCCATAATTAACCACAGGTGTTGTTAACTGTCGGCCGCAGCCCAGCAGACGTGATATATTATTGACCAGTAGTCAGTGTATAAATCTTTCAGTATATATACGCACGGATAAGTCAAACAGCCGTTTGCTACACGGAGAGTCTCAAACGCGCAAACTGAGGGACAGTTTACTGCTCCGGAAAACCGGCGTCTGTGTCACTCGTACGTGACGTCCGTAATCGTAATTTCGGTCGCTTCGATTTCCTCGATGACGGCCCCCCAGCCGCCGACTTCGTACGTCCCGTTATCCGTGGCCAGCGTCGCGCTGATTCGGCCGGCCATCTGGGCAAGCGGGACCGGGTCCGTCCGTCCGATGCTACTCCCGGTGTAGTCGACGGCGGTGATGCGCCCGGTCAGATCGACCGACTCCTTCGTTTCCGTGTCGTACCCCCCGACGGTAGCCTCGATAATCGCGTCCTCATTCAACAGCGGTTCGATGTCGCGGACAGCGTGGCGAAGGTCGACGTACGTTGTCGGGGTTTCCGGCGTCCGCTCGGTGTACAGTGTGTCCCAGATCTCCCACAGACAGGTCAGGAAAAACCAGTGGAAGACGTAGGTGTGGGTCCGGTCCTTGACGAGCACACCGTACTCATTGACCGAGGCGTGATGGGGCGCAAAACACGTCCAGGTCCGGTCGACAAGCACGAAAAACGGGGCCGGAATCTCGCGATTCCGGGCCTCCGTACAGGTCCCTTCGATGTCGGAAAGCGGCGGGACTTCCTCGCCAGGACTCGTGCAGATGCTGAGTTTGATGTTCACACCGCGGTCGTGGGCGGCAATGAGTTCCTCACGAAGCGCGTAGAACTGCTCCGGGCCCACACCGACCTGAATCTGGTTTTCGGCCGCTTCGATGAGTTCCCGGGCCCGGCTGACGACCGTTTCGAACCGCTTGACGATACTGACCTCGTGCTCGGATATCTCGGGCTGGTTCCAGCGTTCCTCGATGGTCTCGGCCGCGTCGAGGTACTTGCTTGACCGTGACCGCAGGTCCTCTAACACCTCGTCGGGGTTGCGCGCGCGGGCGGTCAGGCTGTCTTGCTGGAACGTCTCGATGTACCCCTTCGACTCCAGGTCCCGGAGTACGTCGTATATCCGCGGGTCCGGAACGTCACAGGAATCGGCGATGTCCGTCGCCGATGCGGTCCCCAGCCCCAGCAACGCCACGTAAGCCTCCGCCTGATACGGAGAGAGACCGGCATCTTCGAGGACATCGGTTAGTTCGCTGTCGTCCATGTGTATACAGGGAAACTGAGTACGCAGTTAACGTGCATGGTTATCCATCGAGGTCACTCGTCAGTCCTTGCCCTCGACGGGCCACTGTGGTTGTTTCGGGGCCTCGATTCGGGCACACTCCTCGTCGGTCAGGTCGACATCGAGCGCTCCGACGTTCTCCTCAAGATGGTCCATCGTCCGCGGGCCGATTATCGGCGCGTCGACGACATCCTGCTGGCAGAGCCACGCCAGACTGACCTGCGCCGGCGTCGCGTCTTTCGCGTCTGCAATCGCCTGCACCTCGTCGAGGACCGCCCAGTTTTCGTCGCTGAACCGGTTCGCCGTGTACTCGTCCGTACTCGCCCGCCCTTCGGATAGATCGTCGTCGCGGTCGTACTTCCCGGCGAGGAAGCCGCCGGCCAGCGGCGACCACGGAATGACACCGACTCCCTCCATCTCGCACACGGGCAGGAGGTTTGCCTCCTCGTGGCGGTCGACCGCGTTGTACTCCGGCTGCATCGAGACGAACCGCTCGTACCCCTCGACGTCCGCGGTGTACAGCGCCTTCTGGAACTTCCAGTTGGCCATCGTACTCGCACCGATGTACCGGACCAGCCCTTCGTCGACGAGATACGTCAGCGCGTCCAATGTCTCCTCAATGGGCGTGTCGTCGTCCCATCGATGGATCTGGTAGAGGTCGAGATAGTCGACACCGAGGCGGTCCAGCGTGGCGTGACACTGGTCGATGATGTGTTTCTTCGAAAGCCCGCTGCCGTTCGGCCCGTCGTGCATGTCGAAGTACACCTTCGAGGCTAGGACCAGTTCGTCGCGTCGGGCGGAGTCGACAGCATCGCCGAGTATCCGCTCGCTTTCGCCGTTCGAATACGCGTTGGCTGTATCGAAGAAGTTGATACCCAGATCCAGCGCCCGTTCGAGTATTCGGCGGCTCTCGTCCTCGTCATTTACCATCCAGGGCTCGGCGCTCCCGAAGTTCATCGTTCCGAGACAGAGTTCGGACACGTCGAGGCCTGTCGACCCGAGCGTGGTGTATGTCACCGTCGAATCGTTCATGGCACTTCGTACCACAGCTGTTGTTAAAGAATTTTGGGACTGCATATCGTTGTCCAAACGTGAGCCGGAAATCCCCACCGAATAGTCCTACTCCGATGGACGCACTCGAAACCCTCAGAGACGAGTCCTACACCGGAGCGAACAGGTGCTGGCCGTGTACGGTCCTGAATCTCGGCCTCGTTGGAGCGCTTGTCATGTTCCTGCGCGGCCGCCGTCCGCGGTCGAGCCTACTGGTCGCCGTTGTCGGCGTCGCGATTGTCTATCTCCGAGGGTATCTGGTCCCGTACACGCCCGAATTTGCCCCGCGGCTGGTGGCGGCGTCACCGGTACCGGACGAGTGGTTCCACGGAGAGCCAGCACACGGAGAGACATCCCAAGACGACGTGACCCGACGGGAAAACGAGTCGCTGGCCGACGACGTAGAGATAGACGGCGAAACCGTCTTCCGGGAGCTTTCGGCAGCCGGCGTCATCGAAGCCGAGGGAGAACAACTGTTTCTCACGACGACTGTAGACACGGCGTGGCACGAGCGGATGGCCGAGCTGACCGACGACTCGCTTGACGCCCTCGCCGCGGCGCTGCAGGCGTCACTTCCAGAAGTTGACGCTGCTGAACCGTACGTCGACGACGCGGAGTGGATCGCACTCGGCGCGGACCACACGCAGCTCCTCCCTCGTCCGGTGGTCGTCGCCGAGCTCGCAGCGTACGAGGTCCTCGGCGAACGTCTCGACGACGAGCGGCTCAGAGTCGCCGGCGCGGAAGCGTTCCGGATGTTCCTCGACAGATGCCCAGTATGTGACTCAGAGCTGGTCGAGTCGTCGGCGGTGTCGTGCTGTGGCGGCCATCTCGGACCGCGTCAGGACCCCGACGAGACGCTGGTCTGTCCGACCTGCGAGCAACGACTCTACACGTTTGAACTGAGCGATTCCTGAATCCAGTCACTCAAAGCTGGGGACCGGCTAGTCGGCATTCAGGACGCGCTCTGGGTTCGGAGCTAAGCCAATGGACGACGAACGGGGGGAGGCCCCGCCTGACCGCTGGTGCGTGCGGTCCCGTGGACAACCATGCTGCGTGGCAGACAGGTAACGTCGGCCGGGTTGGGGGTGGTGGGAACGATGTGATCAAACAGCGGCCTCACATAGTTCCGGACTGCAGGGGGAATGTACCCAGCCATTAGAATGCTACAACTGCTGTTGTAAATAGATTCCGGTGGCTGAAGAACACTGCCTATTAAATCCTCGCACACGGAGATGATGGTATGAAGAACATTGACGACCTCGTCGACAGCGCGTCCGACTTGGCACAGCGTGGCCTCTCTAAGGGCGAGATTGCTGACGAGCTCAACGTCTCACGGGAGACGGCAAGTTGGCTTGTCGAACGCAGCGGCACCGGCACGGAACCGGACACGAGCGACGACGGCGGTCCCCACGACATCCACGTCGACTGGTCCGCTGTCGGACGTGACAGCAACCGGCTCTATCACGCGGGCGCGGCGATGGCGGACCTGCTCTCGAAGAAAGGCGACGACGTGGACCTTACTATCGGCATCGAGAAGGCCGGCGCGCCGCTTGCGACGACCGTTGCGCGGGAACTGGAAACAGACCTCGGGACGTACGCCCCGACCAAACACCAGTGGGACGACGACGAGAGCGAGACCACCGACGGCTCCTTCTCCCGGAACTTCGCCCAGATTCGGAACCGCGACTGCTACGTCGTCGACGACACCATCACGAGCGGCAAGACGATGGGCGAGACCATCGACGCGATCCACGAACAGGGCGGCAACCCCGTGGCCTGCGTCGTGCTGGCTGACAAGCGCGGTGTCGGCGACATCCGCGGCGTCCCGGTGTACTCTCTGTTGCAGGTCATCCGAGTCGGGAGCGACGGCGACTCGTAACGGTTCTGCCCGGCTGTTTCGAGCACGTTGTTCGCTGCCCGGTCACCGAACCGACGTGGCCGCACGAGAGACTATCCTTTTATTCGTGCCGTGCGTAATTCGTGGCATGACTGTACTGTCGTTTGACGAACAGGGCGTGGATGTCGTCTACGAGGGGACGGAGTTCCGCCTCGAAAAGGCCCTCATCGAGGATGCTATCCAGAAGTCGTATCCGAACGTCACCGACCACGAGGTGTTGCAGATGGTCGAGCCGGAACCGGCGCTGTCGGGAGAGCCACAGCGTATCGCCGAAATCGTGAACTGACACGACCTAGTTCCCTTGAGGGCTACAGTTCCGTTGTGAGAAGTAATTCTGGCCGAGAACGCATATCCCGTTTGCAGGCGTTTAAGCAGGCGAATATGCGCTAATTAAGCACCCGAGCAGTAGGCATTTAAGCCGTCAGCGCGCACTGGGTGATAATGTCAGACCCACGTATTGCCGGGGCTAGCGTAACACAGTTCGGGAAACACCCCGAACGGACCGGCCGAGACCTGTTTGCCGAGGCCGGACTCGAAGCGCTCTCGCAGGCTGGAATCGACCCAGAGGACGCTGAAGCCCTCTATTACGGCAACTTCATGGGCGAACTCGCGGAACACCAGGGCCATCAGGGCCCGCTGATGGCCGAGGCTATCGGGCTGGACGTTCCGGCGACTCGTGTCGAAGCAGCCTGTGCATCCGCCGGGACAGCCGTTCGTGAAGCCGTCAAGACGATTCGGAACGGCGAGGCGGAGGTTGTCGTCGTCGGCGGCGCGGAACGGATGACCAACATCGGGACGGCAGCGGCGACAGACGCGCTCGCCATCGCCGCCGACGACCTCTACGAGGTCCGTGCCGGGATGACCTTCCCCGGGGCGTACGCGCTGATGGCCCGGTCGTACTTCGACCAGTACGGCGGTTCTCACGAGGACCTCGCTCACATCGCTGTCAAGAACCACGAACACGCGCTGGTCAATGAGCACGCCCAGATTCAACAGGAAATCACAGTCGAGGACGCAATTGAGGCCCCGACGATTGCGGACC from Haloarcula rubripromontorii harbors:
- a CDS encoding carbohydrate ABC transporter permease, giving the protein MATPTDTQEQSSDGPLQRWTQSAIQNPDKVYRALFYAAMVFFLVTTLFPFYWLVVLAVTPEGNLLSGSFLPTVNLFGVSGTFPLPVPKGFNPGAFVTVFEQVPFHLYMLNSFALAVTTTVIVLFVASLAGYVFGRLRFPGRALLMLGILAISYFPPAAFVIPLFQAFAGNAPITVPFTSIPLFTPPRLLNTPGSMVLPFSALFMPLSIFILTTFYGQIPDGLEDAARVEGTTRLGALFRVIMPLSAPGVATAAVLTFIAVYNEYFFSSIMATSPEAAKWSPIVGGILSYQTQYTTQFNLMAAASIVGVLPVVILVIVAQERIVSGLTSGALKE
- a CDS encoding carbohydrate ABC transporter permease → MSTETGRESRRSGALVSVMRWMENLSDTQYAYLLLIPVFVLLGIVALYPLLRTFELSLFALSADFSSTTFVGAGNYIELFTGEKNRFLPGGTTFLPEGFGMSALLNSALVVTIIFAVVSVLFETLIGLGQALILDQDFYGRRWIRAAIIIPWAVPIVIQGMIFFLMFNSNVGFLTPPLADLGLLAPTNTLNDTPSATFIIIVADIWKTSAFMALLILAGLQSIDRGLYDVAKVAGATKWQQFKLITFPLILPTIGVAVLFRSVQAMRVYGIIDTVSSCTVVPSLSCMVVATFTTREGTSAAIAFVTAAIIGTVVMGLIVWQGEDAI
- a CDS encoding extracellular solute-binding protein, whose protein sequence is MSDNGTSGERNSTGVSRRRFVRAAGAAGVVGGLAGCADFVGGGDGGGGDGGDGGSTGDGSGGETTTVQWGFDPVAVQNNGPAIKQALHDNGLPDSIEIEFVPRDQDTGAARANYNRLLSAGETNPDMFLMDNGWTNIFIQRGQLQNLSETLPEELLSDVSDNYFSAFTDTARNPSNGNLYGVPVFPDFPTMQYRKDLVEEAGYSPESNNWATEPMTWEEWSNIAADTYDNADVDFGFTTQWDIYEGTSCCTFNEVMSSWGGAYFGGRDNLFGPIGERPITVNNDEVINSLNMMRKFVHDEDFGGQFEGYGGGFTPTEILGWKEEDARAPFVNGNAVFHRNWPYSLALGGRNPEETDDPALGENLGAMPIPYAVPESEAAQPGTGGSTAALGGWHMTVNPNSDNTDAVTQVIRAAMQPDFQLTLLSVQGWLPPRPELFNSSEAQNVPVVGRYMDTLQVAGNNTMPRPVTAVWSDQSSKIAQQANRAVGQEASSADAMATLESALEETEQA
- a CDS encoding TrmB family transcriptional regulator, with translation MDDSELTDVLEDAGLSPYQAEAYVALLGLGTASATDIADSCDVPDPRIYDVLRDLESKGYIETFQQDSLTARARNPDEVLEDLRSRSSKYLDAAETIEERWNQPEISEHEVSIVKRFETVVSRARELIEAAENQIQVGVGPEQFYALREELIAAHDRGVNIKLSICTSPGEEVPPLSDIEGTCTEARNREIPAPFFVLVDRTWTCFAPHHASVNEYGVLVKDRTHTYVFHWFFLTCLWEIWDTLYTERTPETPTTYVDLRHAVRDIEPLLNEDAIIEATVGGYDTETKESVDLTGRITAVDYTGSSIGRTDPVPLAQMAGRISATLATDNGTYEVGGWGAVIEEIEATEITITDVTYE
- a CDS encoding aldo/keto reductase, with translation MNDSTVTYTTLGSTGLDVSELCLGTMNFGSAEPWMVNDEDESRRILERALDLGINFFDTANAYSNGESERILGDAVDSARRDELVLASKVYFDMHDGPNGSGLSKKHIIDQCHATLDRLGVDYLDLYQIHRWDDDTPIEETLDALTYLVDEGLVRYIGASTMANWKFQKALYTADVEGYERFVSMQPEYNAVDRHEEANLLPVCEMEGVGVIPWSPLAGGFLAGKYDRDDDLSEGRASTDEYTANRFSDENWAVLDEVQAIADAKDATPAQVSLAWLCQQDVVDAPIIGPRTMDHLEENVGALDVDLTDEECARIEAPKQPQWPVEGKD
- the gfcR gene encoding transcriptional regulator GfcR — encoded protein: MKNIDDLVDSASDLAQRGLSKGEIADELNVSRETASWLVERSGTGTEPDTSDDGGPHDIHVDWSAVGRDSNRLYHAGAAMADLLSKKGDDVDLTIGIEKAGAPLATTVARELETDLGTYAPTKHQWDDDESETTDGSFSRNFAQIRNRDCYVVDDTITSGKTMGETIDAIHEQGGNPVACVVLADKRGVGDIRGVPVYSLLQVIRVGSDGDS
- a CDS encoding DUF5800 family protein, producing the protein MTVLSFDEQGVDVVYEGTEFRLEKALIEDAIQKSYPNVTDHEVLQMVEPEPALSGEPQRIAEIVN
- a CDS encoding thiolase domain-containing protein translates to MSDPRIAGASVTQFGKHPERTGRDLFAEAGLEALSQAGIDPEDAEALYYGNFMGELAEHQGHQGPLMAEAIGLDVPATRVEAACASAGTAVREAVKTIRNGEAEVVVVGGAERMTNIGTAAATDALAIAADDLYEVRAGMTFPGAYALMARSYFDQYGGSHEDLAHIAVKNHEHALVNEHAQIQQEITVEDAIEAPTIADPLGLYDSCPITDGAAAAVLTTEAYAEEHDLDAPVAITGTGQGGDNLALQDRPHLAQTPAADKAAEEAYGDAGVGPDDVDFAEVHDCFTIAEVFAIESLGFYERGEGIAAARDGETTRDGDRPINLSGGLKAKGHPVGATGVAQLATVTWLLDGSHPRADAVPDSTVGVAHNAGGTVASTTVHVMEVQE